Proteins encoded together in one Formosa sp. Hel3_A1_48 window:
- a CDS encoding RagB/SusD family nutrient uptake outer membrane protein — protein sequence MHTLSPSDNIIRTLWENMYVSLNRVNSVVDRVGAMTEDQISVTDRDKLVAEARFLRAIINFGLVSSWENVPLMKNETVSLENLEVGQSTPQEVYAFIEEDLIFAKNNLEATQGGGRATKGAAQALLGKVYLQMTGHPINDASYFAKAENELKAVIDSNVYSLVPYYPDIFTQDNEQNNEIIFSFGFDGPGMDQGGRIGTLYGPLGTSINGGASGNNWYVNWELAGPATGPGNTGNWAKGKGGKPRNNHPFAQPYTDDDIRSRNNIAKTHVNKGYMNGAIWPDDAMFGSIRNEWRGNWKPWKWHNIRPSNWGNDAPLDEAYIRYADVLLMYAEALNGQSKLTQADADMTINLLRARARLFPDEVKEETLLPNLTVGTQQYNADEILSERRKELCFEGWRRNDLIRNGVYLEAINSSQPVWSNSGNPQPQYSPFEIRWPIPASELQINSKLVQNEGYN from the coding sequence TTGCATACGCTTTCTCCGTCTGATAATATTATTAGAACATTATGGGAAAACATGTATGTTTCTCTTAATAGAGTCAATAGTGTTGTTGATCGCGTGGGAGCCATGACCGAAGATCAGATTAGTGTTACTGACCGTGATAAACTTGTAGCAGAGGCGCGTTTCCTTCGTGCCATCATTAATTTTGGATTGGTCAGCTCATGGGAGAATGTTCCATTAATGAAAAATGAAACAGTTTCCCTTGAAAATCTCGAAGTTGGTCAATCAACCCCTCAAGAAGTTTATGCATTTATTGAAGAAGATTTAATTTTTGCAAAAAATAATTTGGAGGCTACTCAAGGAGGTGGAAGAGCAACAAAGGGTGCTGCACAAGCGCTGCTTGGAAAAGTCTATTTACAAATGACGGGGCATCCAATTAATGATGCCTCTTATTTTGCAAAAGCTGAGAATGAGCTTAAAGCTGTAATAGACAGTAATGTCTATAGTCTTGTGCCGTATTATCCTGATATTTTTACGCAAGACAATGAGCAAAACAATGAGATTATTTTCTCTTTTGGATTTGATGGACCTGGCATGGACCAAGGAGGTAGAATTGGAACTTTGTATGGTCCATTGGGAACCTCAATTAATGGTGGTGCAAGTGGTAATAATTGGTACGTAAACTGGGAGCTGGCTGGGCCAGCTACTGGCCCAGGAAATACAGGTAATTGGGCCAAAGGAAAAGGTGGTAAACCTCGAAACAATCATCCTTTTGCGCAACCATACACAGATGATGACATTCGCTCCAGGAATAATATTGCCAAAACCCATGTAAATAAAGGGTACATGAATGGCGCAATATGGCCGGATGACGCAATGTTTGGATCTATACGTAATGAATGGAGAGGAAATTGGAAGCCATGGAAATGGCATAATATTAGACCAAGTAATTGGGGGAATGATGCGCCTTTAGACGAAGCATATATCCGTTATGCAGATGTGCTGTTGATGTATGCAGAAGCACTTAACGGACAAAGTAAATTAACACAAGCAGATGCGGACATGACTATTAACCTTTTAAGAGCTAGAGCACGTTTATTCCCCGATGAAGTAAAAGAGGAAACGCTTTTGCCAAATTTAACTGTCGGAACACAGCAATATAATGCTGATGAAATATTAAGTGAACGCAGAAAAGAACTTTGTTTCGAGGGATGGAGGCGCAATGATTTAATTAGAAATGGTGTTTATTTAGAAGCAATAAATTCTAGTCAACCTGTTTGGTCAAACAGCGGAAACCCACAGCCACAATATTCGCCTTTTGAAATTAGATGGCCTATCCCAGCTTCGGAATTACAAATAAATTCTAAATTAGTTCAGAACGAAGGATATAACTAA
- a CDS encoding extracellular catalytic domain type 1 short-chain-length polyhydroxyalkanoate depolymerase — protein MKKSILLFTFLLTILSSCKKDDNKNPEECYSNNNARSIVHDGINREYVLYIPNSYDGTSSVPLMLNFHGFGGSASDYMQEADMRSLAEADTFILIYPQGICLDGLSHWNACPLGGDNKSDADDFGFVESIITEILSQYNVDMERIYAAGYSNGGMMSYGLANYKSDLIAAVASVSGVMLDCTGPTNHPMPVVHLHGTSDGVLPYNGNNDWNSAQSTLDHWINFNNTVLTPSIASDNNIEHYVYDQGDSSVSVEHYKFIGGDHVWFSATYQGQSTSELVWNFVSRYDINGLR, from the coding sequence ATGAAAAAATCAATTTTACTATTTACTTTCTTATTAACGATTCTTAGTAGTTGTAAAAAAGATGATAATAAAAATCCAGAGGAATGTTACTCAAATAATAATGCACGGTCCATAGTTCACGATGGTATCAATAGAGAATATGTTTTATATATACCTAATTCATATGATGGAACATCTTCTGTTCCACTAATGCTTAATTTTCATGGGTTTGGTGGTAGTGCAAGTGATTATATGCAAGAAGCAGATATGCGCTCATTGGCAGAAGCTGACACTTTTATTTTAATCTATCCTCAAGGTATTTGTTTAGACGGTTTATCCCATTGGAACGCTTGTCCATTAGGCGGAGACAATAAAAGTGATGCTGATGATTTTGGTTTTGTTGAATCCATTATAACTGAGATCTTATCTCAGTATAATGTAGATATGGAGAGAATTTATGCTGCAGGATACTCAAACGGTGGCATGATGTCATATGGGCTCGCAAATTATAAAAGCGACTTAATTGCTGCGGTAGCATCTGTTTCCGGAGTAATGTTAGATTGTACGGGACCTACAAATCATCCTATGCCGGTAGTACATCTTCACGGAACATCTGATGGAGTACTACCATATAATGGGAACAATGACTGGAACTCTGCTCAAAGTACATTAGACCACTGGATTAATTTCAACAATACAGTTTTAACCCCTTCAATTGCAAGTGACAACAATATTGAACATTATGTTTATGACCAAGGAGATAGCTCAGTTTCTGTTGAGCATTATAAATTCATAGGAGGAGATCATGTTTGGTTTAGCGCCACTTACCAAGGTCAGAGCACATCTGAATTGGTTTGGAATTTTGTATCGAGATATGATATTAATGGATTGAGATAA
- a CDS encoding recombinase family protein produces MKRNRHLTISDFNGAIVWSYTRVSSKEQFLKNGSIETQVKRLKTCANENGLNITREFDAEYESSKRVNTQKTLNELLGAIKKTSKSKRPQIILIWSPSRFGRAGSEHIELFVSLRRKYNVFLYSVSTGHNTFTERSENEFSTQLLYAQKENFNRQDVIIPGMINVIEKGKFLGKAPRGYDHYGPRVKDPIKVQAKQEIKLNDDGLLIKEAFQLKLYRNYTDSEILDYLKSEGLYIPKQSLSAMWSNPFYAGFFTNSLVPNKEIKGHWMPIITRKEFDLLQQNIKGVSGQIGIPKINGRVETPLIPKFLVCDDCNTNMTSYKNKRKQILYYKCSSCNRTVNANTRKKSLTAGMHQQFAMTLETLKLSKSFQKLFSKQLEKIIESEISSISDIKRQLSSEINKLQEQYDKMEFRYATDEISKEIFEKHGSRLKEQIEIKKRSMLNLPTKMSNHKKVMKDFLKISENPGQFYESLEYHNKRVFQNILFPEGFRFSMKNKECRTSKLNILFDLTSSFSKTYDTKKEKTQTQKVLESHLVAGTGLEPVTFGL; encoded by the coding sequence ATGAAACGAAACAGACATCTGACAATTTCAGATTTTAACGGGGCCATAGTATGGTCATATACAAGGGTATCTTCAAAAGAACAGTTCCTAAAGAATGGCAGTATTGAGACCCAAGTAAAACGATTAAAGACATGTGCCAATGAGAATGGACTCAATATCACAAGGGAGTTCGATGCAGAATATGAAAGTTCCAAGCGCGTTAACACACAAAAGACACTAAATGAGCTTTTAGGTGCGATCAAGAAAACTTCTAAATCGAAAAGACCACAAATAATTCTTATTTGGTCCCCCAGTCGGTTTGGTAGAGCGGGATCCGAGCACATTGAACTTTTCGTAAGCTTAAGGCGCAAATACAATGTGTTTTTATATTCAGTTAGTACGGGACATAACACCTTTACAGAGCGCAGTGAAAATGAATTTTCCACACAATTGCTATACGCTCAAAAAGAAAACTTTAACCGTCAGGATGTTATCATCCCTGGTATGATAAACGTGATCGAAAAGGGAAAGTTTTTGGGTAAAGCTCCAAGAGGTTATGACCATTATGGGCCAAGAGTTAAGGACCCTATTAAGGTTCAGGCCAAGCAGGAGATAAAGCTCAACGATGACGGATTACTCATAAAAGAAGCTTTTCAGTTGAAGTTGTACAGGAATTATACTGATAGTGAAATCCTTGATTATTTAAAATCAGAAGGGCTATACATTCCAAAACAGAGTCTTAGTGCAATGTGGTCTAACCCCTTTTATGCTGGTTTTTTTACCAACAGCCTGGTTCCGAACAAAGAGATAAAGGGGCACTGGATGCCCATTATAACTAGAAAAGAATTCGACCTGTTGCAGCAAAATATAAAAGGTGTATCTGGCCAGATTGGGATACCTAAGATCAATGGCAGGGTTGAGACACCATTGATCCCAAAGTTTTTAGTCTGTGATGACTGTAATACCAATATGACTTCTTATAAAAATAAGAGGAAACAGATTCTATACTATAAATGTTCGTCCTGTAACAGGACAGTGAATGCAAACACACGAAAAAAGTCATTGACTGCAGGTATGCATCAACAATTTGCAATGACGCTAGAAACCCTCAAGCTGTCAAAAAGTTTCCAAAAGCTTTTTTCAAAACAACTTGAAAAGATAATAGAAAGTGAAATTTCATCCATCAGTGACATAAAAAGACAGCTCAGTTCGGAAATCAATAAGCTACAGGAACAATACGACAAAATGGAATTCAGATATGCAACAGATGAAATATCTAAGGAGATTTTTGAAAAACACGGTTCAAGGTTGAAAGAGCAGATTGAAATAAAAAAGAGATCGATGCTTAATCTACCAACAAAAATGTCGAACCATAAAAAAGTCATGAAAGACTTCCTGAAAATATCTGAAAACCCTGGTCAATTTTACGAATCACTCGAATACCATAACAAAAGGGTGTTCCAGAATATACTATTTCCCGAAGGCTTTAGATTTTCAATGAAAAACAAGGAATGTCGAACCAGTAAATTGAACATTTTGTTCGACTTAACCAGTTCTTTTTCAAAAACTTACGACACTAAAAAAGAAAAGACCCAAACACAAAAAGTGCTTGAGTCTCATTTAGTAGCGGGAACTGGACTCGAACCAGTGACCTTCGGGTTATGA
- a CDS encoding YceI family protein: MENLMAVMASLLLLSSLSAQTLNVSEAEIHWKGSKSYEYHEGTLNISSGSLTFKNDVLVGGNFTVDMNSILCTDLPEKDAAKLVRNLKSNNFFAVAKHPEANLTFTSITVTDGGYEVTGDFTIRGITNSEIFMLQIEDNKATADLKIDRSKYNIKFASGSFFANLGDRLIYDELDIRVSFAY, encoded by the coding sequence ATGGAAAACCTAATGGCCGTAATGGCAAGTTTACTTTTACTGAGTTCCTTAAGCGCGCAAACTCTAAATGTTTCAGAAGCAGAAATCCATTGGAAGGGCTCTAAATCATATGAGTACCACGAAGGAACCCTTAACATAAGCTCTGGAAGCCTGACTTTTAAAAACGATGTTCTTGTGGGTGGAAACTTCACTGTTGATATGAACTCAATTTTATGTACTGATTTACCGGAAAAAGATGCAGCTAAATTAGTTAGGAACCTAAAGTCCAATAACTTTTTTGCTGTTGCCAAACATCCAGAAGCCAACTTGACGTTTACTTCAATTACGGTGACAGATGGTGGTTATGAAGTAACAGGTGACTTTACCATTCGCGGAATTACCAATAGCGAAATATTTATGCTGCAAATAGAGGACAATAAGGCCACTGCAGATTTAAAAATAGATCGATCTAAATACAATATTAAATTTGCTTCAGGCAGCTTTTTTGCGAACCTTGGCGATAGACTTATATATGACGAATTAGATATTCGCGTAAGCTTTGCTTACTGA